A genomic region of Stegostoma tigrinum isolate sSteTig4 chromosome 15, sSteTig4.hap1, whole genome shotgun sequence contains the following coding sequences:
- the LOC125459036 gene encoding LOW QUALITY PROTEIN: interferon-inducible GTPase 1-like (The sequence of the model RefSeq protein was modified relative to this genomic sequence to represent the inferred CDS: inserted 2 bases in 1 codon) — translation MGGASSSDQMAQSSNTSCYTQEELNKQKSENGTLQVVKATPLQKKIKNLDSTELNVAVTGESGSRKSTFINAMRGLWGNDEGAAETGNVETTMEPIGYKDXSMSNVRFWDLLGIGTTRFPADKYQREMNYERYNFFIIISHCRFKENDAELAKEIRWLGKKFYFVRSKIDNDIKSMRNHCTIFNEKEELVKIKNDCVKNLEQAGIPSPSIFLRSNFDQCLYDFNLLKITL, via the exons ATGGGAGGAGCGAGCTCCAG TGATCAGATGGCTCAGTCTTCAAACACTTCCTGCTACACTCAGGAAGAGCTCAACAAACAAAAGTCTGAAAATGGAACTTTGCAGGTAGTGAAGGCTACACCATTGCAGAAGAAGATAAAGAATCTAGATTCTACAGAGCTGAACGTTGCAGTGACAGGAGAATCAGGCTCACGGAAATCGACCTTCATCAATGCAATGAGGGGGCTTTGGGGCAATGATGAGGGAGCTGCTGAAACTGGTAACGTTGAAACTACAATGGAGCCAATTGGGTACAAAGA CTCAATGTCAAATGTCCGTTTCTGGGATCTGCTAGGAATTGGAACAACAAGATTCCCAGCAGATAAATATCAGAGGGAAATGAACTATGAGAGGTACAATTTCTTTATCATTATCTCTCACTGCCGGTTCAAAGAAAATGATGCAGAACTTGCCAAAGAAATTAGATGGCTTGGGAAGAAATTCTACTTTGTTCGATCTAAAATTGATAATGATATCAAATCAATGAGAAATCATTGCACAATATTTAATGAAAAGGAGGAACTGGTGAAAATCAAGAATGACTGTGTTAAAAATTTAGAACAGGCAGGGATCCCATCACCTAGTATTTTCCTGAGATCAAACTTTGATCAGTGCCTTTATGATTTTAATCTGTTAAAAATTACATTATAA
- the LOC125459035 gene encoding interferon-inducible GTPase 5-like, whose product MGGASSSNRVGETSHCFENQTVESSNSSFFTEEELNKLKSDYETGGVEKVKTVLQQKVTELDKTELNVAVTGETGAGKSSFINAMRGLQPNDEGAAKVDSIETTMEPTGYKHPNLPNVWFWDLPGIGTKKFPANKYLKEMKFKKYDFFIIISHCRFTENDTKLAKEIKSLGKNLYFVRSKIDNDLNPKRWGGGIFNEVEEMMKIRKDCVSKLQEAGIQTPSVFLISNFDLNQYDFSLLNKALEGCLPRIKKSVYILALPNLNSDIVEKKRKELKKRVWMLATLSGVIGAVPLPGVSLAGDIGILIGGIVDFRQCLGLNDSELERLAKRAGKSVDDLKAVIRTPLVGEEITPDVINRLAWGVAAVTISAIELALDIIPVVGSIFGAGSSFLMTYKLLNAALNDLAENAQRVVEVAFGSKNDPNQTSVQ is encoded by the exons ATGGGAGGAGCCAGCTCCAG TAATCGAGTAGGTGAAACTTCACATTGTTTTGAAAATCAAACAGTGGAATCTTCAAACTCTTCATTCTTCACTGAGGAAGAGCTTAACAAGCTGAAGTCTGATTATGAAACGGGTGGAGTGGAAAAGGTTAAAACAGTGTTACAGCAGAAAGTAACTGAACTGGACAAGACAGAACTTAATGTTGCAGTGACAGGAGAAACGGGTGCAGGGAAATCTTCCTTCATCAATGCGATGAGAGGACTTCAGCCCAATGATGAGGGAGCAGCTAAAGTTGATAGCATAGAAACCACAATggagccaactggatacaaacaTCCCAACCTGCCAAATGTTTGGTTCTGGGATCTGCCAGGAATTGGGACCAAAAAATTCCCAGCGAATAAATACCTGAaggaaatgaaatttaaaaaatatgaTTTCTTCATCATCATCTCACACTGTCGATTCACAGAAAATGACACAAAACTTGCCAAAGAGATTAAATCGCTAGGGAAGAATTTATATTTTGTTCGTTCTAAAATCGATAATGATCTTAATCcaaagagatggggaggtgggataTTTAATGAAGTGGAAGAAATGATGAAGATCAGGAAGGACTGTGTCAGCAAGCTGCAAGAGGCCGGGATCCAAACACCCAGTGTGTTCCTGATTTCAAACTTTGATCTGAATCAGTACGATTTTAGTTTGTTAAATAAAGCTCTTGAAGGCTGCCTTCCACGTATAAAGAAGAGTGTGTATATACTGGCCCTGCCAAACTTAAACTCAGACATTGTGGAGAAGAAAAGGAAAGAGCTAAAGAAACGAGTCTGGATGTTGGCGACGCTTTCTGGTGTAATCGGGGCAGTGCCACTTCCTGGAGTCTCCCTTGCTGGTGACATCGGCATACTGATTGGAGGAATAGTAGATTTCCGTCAATGTCTGGGTCTGAATGATTCTGAACTTGAAAGACTAGCCAAAAGGGCAGGGAAATCTGTGGACGATCTGAAAGCAGTGATAAGAACTCCCCTGGTCGGGGAGGAAATAACTCCTGATGTCATAAACAGATTGGCCTGGGGAGTTGCTGCTGTCACCATCTCAGCAATTGAGCTCGCCCTTGACATCATCCCCGTGGTTGGTTCCATCTTTGGAGCAGGGTCATCGTTCCTTATGACCTACAAACTGCTGAATGCAGCACTGAATGACCTTGCAGAGaatgcacagagagtggtggaagttGCATTTGGGTCCAAAAATGATCCAAACCAAACATCAGTACAGTGA